The Pedococcus dokdonensis region GGAAGGGAGGCCACATGGCCAAGGCTGACAAGGCTGCCGCCATCGCCGAGCTGTCGGACAAGTTCCGCACCTCCGGCGCGGCCGTGCTGACCGAGTACCGCGGGCTGTCGGTGAAGCAGATCACCGACCTCCGCAACTCGCTGCGCGGGAACGCCACCTTCGCCGTCGTGAAGAACACGCTCACCGAGCTCGCTGCGAAGGACGCCGGCGTCACGGCGTTCGACGGCCAGCTCGTCGGCCCGTCCGCCATCGCGTTCGTCGATGGTGACCCGGTCGAGGCCGCCAAGGGCCTGCGTGACTTCGCCAAGGCGAACCCCCTCCTCGTGATCAAGGGCGGCGTCCTCGACGGCAAGGCCCTGACTCCCGCGGAGATCACGAAGCTCGCGGACCTCGAGTCCCGCGAGGTTCTCCTGGCCAAGCTGGCCGGTGCCATGCAGGCGTCGCTCAGCCAGGCTGTCTACCTCTTCGCCGCACCGCTGTCGCAGACCGCTCGGGTCGTCGACGCGCTGCGCGCCAAGGTCGAGGCCGAGGGCCCGGTGGCTGCTGCCGCCGCTCCCGCCGCCGAGGCCGAGGTCGCCGAGGCTCCGGCCGAGGCAGCTGCCGAGGAGACCCCCGCCGAGGCCCCCGCGGCCGAGGCAACCGCAGACGTCGCCGAGGGTGGCGACGAGAGCTGACTCCGCCGGGGCAACCCGCGCTGAGCCCGCTCGCACACCAAACCGCCACTCACGGCATACGAAGAAATAGAAAGGACGCCCATCATGGCGAAGCTCTCCACCGACGAGCTCCTTGAGGCTTTCAAGGAAATGACCCTCATCGAGCTCTCCGAGTTCGTGAAGCAGTTCGAGGACACCTTCAACGTCACCGCTGCCGCCCCCGTGGCCGTGGCCGGTGCCGCCCCCGCCGCTGGCGGCGGCGACGCTGGTGCTGCCGAGGAGCAGGACGAGTTCGACGTCATCCTCGAGGCTGCTGGTGACAAGAAGATCCAGGTCATCAAGGAGGTCCGCGCGCTGACCTCCCTCGGCCTGAAGGAGGCCAAGGACCTCGTCGACGGCGCCCCCAAGCCTGTCCTCGAGAAGGTCGACAAGGCTGCGGCCGACAAGGCCAAGGAGGCCCTCGAGGGCGCCGGGGCCACCGTCACCCTCAAGTGATCTGAGCTCCCCTCGGGGAGCACCAGCACACTGCTGCGAAGCGGGTCCGACCACACGGTCGGGCCCGCTTCCGCTGTACCCGGCCGTAACTTCCTCGCACGCACCTCGTTGAGCCTTCCGAACCGGGGCCTGCCACCAGTGGTGGGCGTGGACATCACGACGAGGTGAGCTGTGGGCGTTGAGATCAAGGTCGAGGGACTGACGAAGCGGTTCGGGTCGCAGGTGATCTGGAACGACGTCACCCTGACCCTCCCCGCAGGCGAGATCTCGGTCATGCTCGGGCCCTCCGGCACCGGCAAGTCGGTCTTCCTCAAGACGCTGGTCGGGCTGCTGAAGCCGGACGCCGGCTCGATCTGGATCGAGGGCAGTGACCTGACCCGGCTGCGCGAGAACGACCTCTACGAGATCCGCAAGCTGTTCGGGGTGCTGTTCCAGGACGGCGCGCTGTTCGGCTCGATGAACCTCTACGACAACGTCGCCTTCCCGCTGCGCGAGCACACCCGCAAGAGCGAGTCCGAGGTGCGCTCGATCGTCATGGAGAAGATGGACCTGGTCGGCCTCACCGGGGCCGAGTCCAAGCTGCCCGGCGAGATCTCCGGTGGCATGCGCAAGCGCGCCGGCCTGGCGCGGGCCCTCGTGCTCGACCCCGAGATCCTGCTCATCGACGAGCCCGACTCCGGCCTCGACCCGGTGCGCACGTCCTACATCAACCAGCTCTTCATCGACCTCAACGCGCAGATCGACGCGACCTTCCTCATCGTCACGCACGACATCAACTCGACGCGCACGGTGCCGGACAACATCGGGTTGCTCTACCACAAGCACCTCGCGATGTTCGGGCCGCGCGAGATGCTGCTGAGTTCGGAGGAGCCGGTCGTGCGCCAGTTCCTCAACGCCCAGACGATCGGCCCGATCGGGATGTCCGAGGAGAAGGACGCCGACGAGCTCGCGGCCGAGGCGAAGTCCGGGCAGGAGCTGCCGCCCCTGCCGCCGATCCCGCTGCAGCTCGGCACCAGCGACGGCACTCCCCGACGTGGCGAGCGCCCGGCCGGCCAGTGGTGCCGCGACAACGGCGTCACCCCGCCGCCGGGGTCGTTCCAGTCGCAGAACGCGGGTGTCCCGGGCGTCCGCCCGACCGAGTCGGCCGAACCGACGGCGGTGCCGTCATGAGCAACCCGGCCATCGGAGCCCTGCGCCAGAGCGGCTCGCTCTTCGCCCTCGTCCTGGACGTCATCCGGGCGCTGCCGAAGCGACCGTTCCAGACCAAGGAGTTCATCCAGCAGTGCTGGTTCATCGCCTCGGTCACGATCGTCCCGACCGCGCTGGTGTCCATCCCGTTCGGTGCGGTGATCGCGCTCCAGCTCGGCACGCTGACCCGCCAGCTCGGCGCGCAGTCGTTCACCGGTGCGGCGTCGGTGCTCGCCGTGATCCGCGAGGCCAGCCCCATCGTCACCGCGCTGCTCATCGCCGGGGCCGGCGGCTCGGCCATCTGTGCCGACCTCGGCTCGCGCAAGATCCGCGAGGAGATCGACGCGATGGAGGTGCTCGGCATCAGCCCGATCCAGCGCCTCGTGGTGCCGCGCGTGCTCGCGGCGATGCTCGTGGCGCTGCTGCTCAACGGCCTGGTCTCGGTCGTCGGTGTCGCCGGTGGCTACTTCTTCAACGTGATCATCCAGGGCGGCACCCCGGGGGCCTACATCGCGTCGTTCACCGCCCTGGCCCAGCTGGCCGACCTGTGGACCAGTGAGATCAAGGCGGTCATCTTCGGCTTCATCGCCGCCGTGGTCGCGTCCTACAAGGGGCTGACGGCTGGTGGCGGCCCCAAGGGCGTCGGCGACGCGGTCAACCAGAGCGTCGTCATCACCTTCATGTTCCTGTTCGTCGTGAACTTCGTGGCGAGCGCCGTCTACTTCCAAGTCGTCCCCCAGAAGATCTGAAGGAGGTGCACACCCCATGAGCAAGGTCCTCGACCTCGCCGGTCGACCGGCCCAGGCCCTCGACAGCCTCGGCGAGCAGCTGCGGTTCTACGTCCGCTCGCTGGCCTGGAGCCCGCGCACCCTGCGCCGCTACAAGAAGGAGGTGATGCGCCTCCTCGCCGAGGTGTCCCTCGGTTCCGGTGCCCTCTCTGTCATCGGTGGCACCGTCGGCGTGATCGCCTTCCTCGCGTTCTTCACCGGCAGCCAGGTGGGTCTGCAGGGCTACTCGTCCCTCAACCAGCTCGGCACCGGCGCCTTCACCGGCTTCGTCTCGGCCTACCTCAACACCCGTGAGATCGCGCCGCTGGTCGCCGGGCTGGCGCTCGCGGCGACGGTGGGCTGTGGCTTCACCGCCCAGCTCGGCGCGATGCGGATCTCCGAGGAGGTCGACGCGCTGGAGGTGATGGGGGTGCCGTCGCTGCCGTTCCTGGTGACGACGCGCATGATCGCCGGCTTCGTGGCGGTCGTGCCGCTCTACGTCCTCGGGCTGCTCTCGTCCTACGGCGCGACCAGGTTCATCGTGGTGCACTACTTCGGGCAGTCGGCCGGCACCTACGACCACTACTTCCACCTGTTCCTGCCGCCGATCGACGTCCTCTACTCGTTCCTCAAGGTGATGGTCTTCGCGGTCGTCATCATCCTGATCCACTGCTACTACGGCTACAACGCCAGCGGTGGCCCGGCGGGTGTCGGTGTCGCGGTGGGGAAGGCGGTCCGCACCTCCATCGTCGCGATCAACATCGTCGACTTCTTCTTCTCGCTCGCGGTGTGGGGCGCGACGACGACCGTGCGGATCGCGGGTTGAGCCATGGCTGAGTCCTCCACCGGAACCATGTCGCGCCTGGGCAACCGGGCCTACGGCGTGGGCTTCATCCTCGTCGTGGCCCTTCTCGTGGGGCTGTCGATCGCCTCGTTCCAGAAGCGGTTCACCTCCGTGGTCATGGTCAACCTGCTGACCGACCGGATCGGGTCGCAGCTGCAGACCTCGTCCGACGTGAAGCTCCGCGGCCTGATCGTCGGTGAGGTGCGCAGCATCGAGACGACCGGTGACGGCGCCCGGCTGCAGCTCGCGCTCAAGCCCGAGATGGTCGACCTGATCCCCGCCGACGTCTCCGCGCGACTGCTGCCGAAGACCCTGTTCGGAGAGCGGTTCGTCGACCTGGTGACCCCGGCGGGTGCTCCCGCCAAGCACATCGAGGCGGGCGACACGATCGGGCAGGACCGCACGACGGTCGCGATCGAGCTGGAGAAGGTCTTCGACGACCTGCTCCCGCTGCTGCGCACCGTCCAGCCCGAGAAGCTGTCCGCCACCCTCAACGCGCTCGCCAGCGCCCTTGAGGGGCGCGGCACGCGGCTGGGCGAGAACCTCGTCCTCGTCGACAGCTACTTCAAGGAGATCAACCCCAAGCTTCCGACGATCAAGGCCGACATCAGCGGTCTGGCCGACCTCGCGAGCACGTATGCCGTGGCGGCGCCAGACCTCGTCCGCGCCGCCAAGGCGCTGGTCACCACCTCCACCACCATCGTGGAGAAGAAGGACGCCCTGTCGGGCTTCCTCGTCGGCACCGCGGGCTTCGCCAACACCACCGCCGACTTCCTGGACGCCAACGGCGACCGCATCATCCGCGTCGGAGCCGTGCAGCGCCCGACCGTCGAGGTGCTGGCGAAGTACTCGCCGCAGTACCCGTGCATCGCGACCGCGATGGTCAACTGGATCCCGCGGATCGACGAGGCCTGGCGCGACAAGAAGTTCCACATCACGGTGGAGATCACCAAGCAGCGGTCCGGCTACAAGCCGGGCGAGGAGCCGCGGTGGGGCGAGCGTCGCGGTCCGAGCTGCCAGGGCCTGCCCGGGCGTTACGGCACCCAGGAGAACCCCTGGACCGGCAACCACTTCGACGACGGCGCGAACCACTCCGGCTCGAGCGCGGGCAGCGCCCTGCCGTCGATGTTCTCGGGCCCCTCGGGCCAGTCCATCGTCGGGGCCGACTCCGGCCTGGCGGGCACCGAAGGTGAGCAGGACGTCGTCGCGGCGCTGCTGTCCTCGAGCGGGCAGCGGTCGGCGATCACGACGCTCCTGGCCGGTCCGATGCTGCGTGGAACGGTGGTGAACCAACAATGAGCACCCGTTCCAGCCTGGCCAAGTTCATCGTCTTCGTGGTGGCCACGTTGCTCGCCACCGGGACCCTCGCGGCCACGATCGCGAACACCCAGTTCGGCGACAAGGCCACCTACCACGCCGTGTTCCAGGACGTCACCGGTCTCGCCGCCGGACAGGAGGTCCGCATCGCCGGTGTCCGTGTGGGTGAGGTGAAGTCGATCGCGGTGGCGGCCGACCGCGTGCACGCCACCGTCGAGTTCAACGTGCTGAAGACCAGCGTCCTGACCCAGGGCACCAAGGCGACGATCAAGTACCGCAACCTCGTGGGCGAGCGCTACGTCGCCCTGACCCAGGAGGTCGGGGGAGCGGCGCCGCTCAAGGACGGCGCGACCCTGGGTCTCGACCACACGCAGTCGGCGCTCGACCTCACGGTGCTCTTCAACGGGTTCAAGCCGCTGTTCGCCGCGTTGTCGCCCAAGGACGTCAACGAGCTGTCGAGCAACATCATCAGCGTCCTGCAGGGCGAGGGGGGCAACATCAACTCCCTGCTGTCCAAGACCGCGTCGCTCACCTCCACCCTCGCCGACCGGGACGAGGTCATCGGCCGCACCATCGCCAACCTCAACACCGTGCTCGGCACGGTGGACGAGCACGACGCCGCCCTCAAGGAGCTGATCGACCAGCTGCAGCGGTTCGTCTCCGGGCTCGCCGCCGACCGCAAGACCATCGGCGCCTCGCTGACCAACATCAACAGCCTCACCGCGGAGACGGCCGACCTGCTCAAGGTGACCCGCCCGTCGATCAAGGCCGACATCGCCCACCTGCACGACCTGTCGACCAACCTCAACAAGCCGTCGAACACCGCGACCTTCGAGAAGTTCCTCTCGACCTCGCCGGGCAAGATCAACACGATCACCCGCACCGCCACCTACGGCTCCTGGTTCAACTTCTACATGTGCGACTTCAAGGGCACGATCGTCGTCCCGGCCGCCGTCAAGGGCGCTCCGGCCATCAAGATCCCGGTGAGCAAGCCGGCCGGCCTGTCCGCCGCGAGGTGCTCATGACCATCCCGTTCCGCGAGCGCAACCCCGTCCCGATCGGGGCCGCCGGCCTGCTGGCCATCGGCCTGGTGCTGTTCCTCGCGTTCAACATCCAGACCATCCCGTTCCTCGGGGGCGGTGACCACTACAGCGCGGCCTTCAGCGAGGCCGGTGGCCTGATCGAGGGTGACGACGTCCGCATCGCGGGGGTGAAGGTCGGCAAGGTCGAGAAGGTCGACCTCGCGGGCGACCACGTCGTCGTCGGCTTCAAGGTCACCGAGCCGGTGGCGTTCGGCACCCGCACCGGTGCGAGCGTGCGGATGAAGACCCTGCTCGGGGCGAAGTACCTCGCCCTCGAGCCGGGTGGCGGTGGCCAGCTCAAGGAGGACAGCGAGATCCCGCTGGACCGGACCGTCTCGTCCTACGACATCGTGAACGCCTTCACCGACCTCGCGACCACCTCGGAGCGGATCGACACCGACCAGCTGGCGAAGTCGCTGACCACCCTGGCCACCGAGTTCAAGGACAGCCCGCCCGACGTGAAGGCTGCCCTCGACGGGCTGAGCCGGCTCTCGAACACGATCGCCTCCCGCGACGACGAGCTCCGTCGGCTGCTGGCTTCCGCGAACTCCGTCAGCGGCACCGTGGCCCAGCGCAACAAGGCAGTGGAGTCGATCATCAAGAACGCCGACCTGCTGATGGTGGAGCTGAACGCCCGGCGCGACGCCATCCACACGCTCTTCACCAACACCTCGGCGATGGCCCAGCAGATCACCGGTCTGGTGCGCGACAACCGCACCGAGCTCAAGCCCGCGCTCGACCAGCTGACCAAGGTGCTTGCCGTGCTGCAGAAGCACGAGAAGGACCTCGGCGACACGATCCAGGCGATGGGTCCCTTCACCCGGCTGTTCGCCAACGTGCTGGGCAACGGCCGCTGGTTCGACACCTACATCGCGAACCTCACCACCCCCGTCTCCGCGGGAGGCAACTGATGATGCGCCTGCCCACCGTGCCCCGCGTCGGCCTCATCCCGAGGCTCGTCGCCGCCCTCGTCGTGGTCGCGCTGGCCGCCGGCGCGTACGCCTTCTGGCCGCGCCAGGACGACCTCCACGTGACCGGGGAGTTCACCCGCGCGGTCGGCCTCTTCCCGGGTTCGGACGTCCGCATCCTCGGCGTCGCCGTCGGCAAGGTCACCGAGGTCACCCCCAAGGGCGACAAGGTCGAGGTGAAGTTCCAGTTCGACCGCAAGTACAAGGTGCCCGCGGACGCGAAGGCGGCCGTGGTGGCCCCCTCGCTGGTGAGCGACCGCTACGTGCAGCTGCTGCCGGCCTACACCTCGGGTCCGGTCATGAAGGACGACGCGCAGATCGGGCTGGACCGCACCGCGGTCCCGGTGGAGCTGGACCGGATCTCCTCGAGCCTCGACGACCTGCTGGTCGCCCTCGGCCCCAACGGCGCCAACAAGGACGGTGCCTTCGCGGACGTGCTCGACACCGGCGCCAAGAACCTCGACGGGCAGGGCCAGAAGCTGCACGACACCAACCGCGACCTGTCCAAGGCACTGGAGACGCTGTCGGGCGGTCGCAACGACCTGTTCGGGACGGTGAAGAACCTGCAGGCCTTCACGACCATGCTGGCCACCAACGACGACCAGGTGCGGCGGCTGAACACCGACCTCGCCAACGTGTCGGTGCAGCTGGACGGCGAGCGCGACGACCTGGCGGCCGCGCTGAAGAACCTGGCCGTCGCGCTCAGCGAGGTCAGCTCCTTCGTGCACGACAACCGCGCGGGCCTCACGACGAACCTGAAGCAGCTGGCCGACGTGACCGGCACGATCGCGAAGCAGCGCGACGCCCTGGCGGAGACGCTGACCAACGCCCCCGTGGCCGTGAGCAACCTGCAGAACGCCTACAACCCCCAGACCGGCACCCTCGACACCCGCGCCAACGTCAACGAGAACCTCAAGCTCCAGAACCTGCTGTGCAGCCTGATCACCGAGGGCGGTCAGTCGGCCTCGCTGTGCAAGACCGTCAACGGCGTGCTCAAGCCGGTCGAGGACCTGCTCGACACGCTCGACGGGCTGGGCGTGAAGCTGCCCCTCGACCTGCTGTCGGCGCTGCCGCAGTCCCAGAGCGGCGGCGCGACGTCCGGCCCGTCGGCGACCGGCAGCACGGTCCGGATGCGTGGCGCCGACCCGACCCTGGGTGGCCTCCTGGGAGGCACCCGATGAGGAACCCGATGAGCCACCAGCCGACCACCACCCGGACCAGCGGGACCACCACCGGTATGGCGCGTGGCCGGCGGCTGCTCTCCGGCGCGGTCGTGGCCGCCACCGTCCTCGGTGTGTCCGGGTGCCAGGGCGCCTTCGACCTGCCGCTCCCGGGCGGTGCCGCCAACCGCGGCGACATCTTCCGGGTCACCGCGGAGTTCGCCGACGTGCTCGACCTGGTGCCGCAGTCGTCGGTCAAGGTCGACCAGGTCACCGTCGGCTCGGTCGAGAAGATCGAGCTCAACGGCTGGACCGCCCGGGTGACCCTGCGCCTCCCGAAGGACGTGGACCTGCCGGACAACGCCGTCGCCGAGCTCAAGCAGACCTCCCTGCTGGGTGAGAAGTACGTCCAGCTGTCGCCGCCTACGACGGGCGCGCCCGAGGGGCACCTGGGGGAGGGGGACAACATCCCGTTGGCGCGCACCGGCCGCAACCCCGAGGTCGAGGAGGTCCTCAGCGCGATGTCGCTGCTGCTCAACGGCGGCGGGGTGGCCCAGCTCAAGGTGATCGAGACCGAGCTCAACAACGCCATGCGCGGCAACCAGGCGCAGATCAAGGACGTCATCAAGCAGCTCGACACGTTCGTCGGGGGGCTCGACCAGCAGAAGTCGGAGATCGTCCGCGCGATCGACAACATCGACAAGCTCTCGGCCAGGCTGGCCGCCCAGAAGGACGACATCGCCGCCGCGCTCGAAGCCCTGCCCAAGGGCCTGAAGGTGCTCGCCGACCAGCGCCAGCAGCTGGTGCAGATGCTCCAGGCGCTGAGCCGTCTCGGCGCCGTCGGCACCCAGGTGATCCAGCAGAGCAAGGCCGACACGGCCGCCAACCTCAAGGCGCTGGCGCCGATCCTGGCGCAGCTGACCAAGGCCGGCGACGACCTGCCGAAGTCGCTCCAGCTGCTGCTGACCTACCCGTTCTCCGACGCGACGACCGGGGCGATGCGGGGCGACTTCACCAACATGTCGGCCGACCTCGACCTCAACCTCAGCAACCTCGCGGGCAACCTGGGCATCCCGACCACCCCGCCCGGTGGCGGTGGCCTCCCGACCACCCCGCCCAGCCTCCCGACCCTGCCCATCCCCAGCGTGACCATCCCGCCGCTGCCGGGCGCTCCCACCCCGACCGGCACCCAGCCGCCGTGCACCATCCCGCTCCTCTGCCCCGGAGGTGGGTCGTGATCCGCCGGTCCGTGCAGGTGCAGCTGTTCGCCTTCCTGCTCCTCACGTTGTTCACCGTCTCGATCCTGTCGGCGCGCTACGTCGGCCTCTACGACCGGGTGGCCGGCGGGCAGTACCACGTGACGGCCGACTTCGAGCAGTCCGGCGGCATCTTCGTCGGCTCCGAGGTCTCCTACCGCGGCGTCACCGTCGGCACGGTCGACGACCTGCGGCTGTCCAAGGACGGCGTGGTCGTCGACGCGAAGATCAAGCGCGGCGTGCGGATCCCCAAGGACACCAAGGTCGTCGTCGAGAACCGCTCCGCCGTCGGCGAGCAGTACCTCGACTTCCAGCCGCGCAGCGACCGGGGCCCCGTGCTCGCCGACGGCGACGCGATCCCACGCAAGGACACGGCATACCCCCTACGGGTCGACACGCTCCTCCTGGACCTCGACCAGACCGTCAACTCGGTCGACAAGCAGGACCTGTCGACCGTGGTCGACGAGCTCGGCAAGGGCTTCGCCGACGGCGGCGAGGACCTCCAGCGGCTGATCGACAGCGGTGACCGGCTCACCCGGTCGGCGACCGAGGCGCTGCCGGAGACGAAGAAGCTGATCGACGACGGCCGGATCGTGCTCGACACGCAGCGCGACTCCTCCGGCGACATCAAGGTGTTCGCGAAGAACTTCGCCGACCTGTCCGAGACCCTCAAGGGCTCGGACGGCGACCTGCGGCTCATCCTCGACCGGGGCGCCGTCGCCTCCAAGGAGCTGGACACCCTCGTCAAGGACAACCGGGGCAACCTCGCCGCGCTGTTGGCCAACCTGATCACCATCGGCCAGGTCACCACCGCTCGCGTGGACGGCATCCAGCAGCTGCTCGTCACCTACCCCGACGTGGTCGCCGGTGGCTACACCGTGGTGCCCGGCGACGGGTCGGCGCACTTCGGGCTGGCGCTGGCCCAGGACCCCCCGGTCTGCACGCAGGGCTACGGCGGCACGAAGAAGAAGAGCACCCGCGACCTCAGCAACACCAAGGCCAACACCTCGGCCAGGTGCACCGCCCCCCGCGGCTCGGGCACCAGCGTCCGCGGCGCGCAGAACGCCCCCGGGCCCTCGTCGAGCACGAACTCCACCGTTCCGTTCGCTTTCGGCGACCAACCCGTATCCCCGGGCATGGCTGCGTCGTTGGGCATGTCGACGCCACAGGTTTCGGTTCCTGTTCCTCCCGCCGGGGGTGAGAGCAGCGAGGCCTCGTGGTTGTGGATCATGAAGGAGGCTGCTCGATGAGCTCGATCACCGCCCCTGCCGGCGCCGTCCGCGCCAGGGCCCTGACCGTCACCCCACGCCTCGTGTGGGCCGTGGTGGCCGTGGCCCTCGTCGCGAGCCTCGCGCTGGCGGCCACCCGTGGCCGCGACTGGTATGCCGCGCGGCAGACCGAGGCGGCCAACGCGTCGGCCGTGGCCGCCGCCAGGCAGCTGGCCATCAACTTCGTCACCGTCGACTACGCAAAGGTCGACGCGGACGTGGCCCGCGTGAAGGCGGGTGCGACGGGCGAGTTCCTCAAGAGCTACTCGGCCTCGACGGCCGACCTGACCAAGGTGCTGGTGGCCAACAAGACCGTCTCGACGGTCCAACGCACCGAGGCCTCGCTGGTCTCCGGTGACCGCGACTCGGCCGTGGCCCTCGTCGGGGTGGTCGCGCCGACCAGGAACACCGCCGTGCCGAACGGCGAGACCAAGACCTACCGGATGCGGCTCGACCTGCGCCTGGTGGGCGACGCATGGAAGGTGGAGAACCTTGAGTTCGTCGGTTGAGACCAGGCCCAGGTCCCGTCCCAAGGTGGCGGGGGAGCGGTCGCGCGTCCGCACCCCCGAGGGACACCGTCGCGAGTCGAGCACCGAGGCGCACCTGCAGCGCGCCGTCGCCGAGCTCGAGGTGGCCGAGCCGACGGCCCCGAGGAAGCTGCGGCTGACGAGGCCGAGGCGACCCGAGGCCGGCACCGCGACCTTCGCGGCCGTGGACGCGGTCGAGGCTGGCGAGACGCAGGCGGTCACGGCGACCGTCGGTCGTCGGCGATGGGCCGCGCCGCTGATCGCGCTCGTGGTGGCGCTGGCCCTGCTCGCGGTCGTCGTGGGGGTCAGCCTGCGCGACCCGGGCGCCCAGGCCCGCACCGACCGGGCTGCGGCCAGCCAGGCCCGCACCTCGATCGAGCAGCTGCTCAGCTACAACTACAAGACCATCGACGCCCAGGCGGCCCAGGTGGAGGGCCTGCTGACAGGGTCGTTCAAGGGTGAGTTCAGCGCGGCGATGGCCAAGGACATCAAGCCGCTCGCGGTGCAGAACCAGACCGTCGTGCAGGCCAAGGTCTCCGACCTCGGGGTGATGAGCTCCTCGGACCGCACGGTCAAGGTGCTCGCCTTCGTCAACCAGGCCCGTGTCGGCACCGACCAGAAGGAGCCGGTGGTCGACCAGAACCGCGTCATCGCGACCCTGACGAAGGTCGGCGACCGGTGGTTGATCAGCAAGCTGGAGGCCTTCTAGGAGGCCGCGACACCCCCGCTGACCTGCGACGACCCACCCCGATCGGGGTGGGTCGTGGTCGTCCGTTCGGCGACCCGCGCCGCGATTGTCTTGACGTGGGGGGATTGGCACGTCATCCTCGACTGCGTCGGATCGGCCCGTGGCGCTCTGCCCGGGCCCGACCCCCGTCGACGGTGTGGCGTGAGCCCGCTGGACACGGTTGGACGAGGCTGCCCTCTTTCGTGTATGCTCATCCTTTGCGCTGCCCTCTTTCCTGACCTCGCCTCAGACCCCAGCCCTTCGTGCCCTGCGGCACGGATTCGTGGCCTTGGTCCTCCGCGTGGTCGGAGCCGGCGGTCGGCGCTGCACCGGTTTCGAACCATCAGTATTGAACAAGGCCCGTGGAAGGACCCCTCCTTGGCTGCCTCGCGCAACGCGACTCAGACTG contains the following coding sequences:
- a CDS encoding MCE family protein; protein product: MIRRSVQVQLFAFLLLTLFTVSILSARYVGLYDRVAGGQYHVTADFEQSGGIFVGSEVSYRGVTVGTVDDLRLSKDGVVVDAKIKRGVRIPKDTKVVVENRSAVGEQYLDFQPRSDRGPVLADGDAIPRKDTAYPLRVDTLLLDLDQTVNSVDKQDLSTVVDELGKGFADGGEDLQRLIDSGDRLTRSATEALPETKKLIDDGRIVLDTQRDSSGDIKVFAKNFADLSETLKGSDGDLRLILDRGAVASKELDTLVKDNRGNLAALLANLITIGQVTTARVDGIQQLLVTYPDVVAGGYTVVPGDGSAHFGLALAQDPPVCTQGYGGTKKKSTRDLSNTKANTSARCTAPRGSGTSVRGAQNAPGPSSSTNSTVPFAFGDQPVSPGMAASLGMSTPQVSVPVPPAGGESSEASWLWIMKEAAR
- a CDS encoding MCE family protein, with protein sequence MSHQPTTTRTSGTTTGMARGRRLLSGAVVAATVLGVSGCQGAFDLPLPGGAANRGDIFRVTAEFADVLDLVPQSSVKVDQVTVGSVEKIELNGWTARVTLRLPKDVDLPDNAVAELKQTSLLGEKYVQLSPPTTGAPEGHLGEGDNIPLARTGRNPEVEEVLSAMSLLLNGGGVAQLKVIETELNNAMRGNQAQIKDVIKQLDTFVGGLDQQKSEIVRAIDNIDKLSARLAAQKDDIAAALEALPKGLKVLADQRQQLVQMLQALSRLGAVGTQVIQQSKADTAANLKALAPILAQLTKAGDDLPKSLQLLLTYPFSDATTGAMRGDFTNMSADLDLNLSNLAGNLGIPTTPPGGGGLPTTPPSLPTLPIPSVTIPPLPGAPTPTGTQPPCTIPLLCPGGGS